From the genome of Sphingopyxis sp. DBS4:
TTCCGGCGGCGCCGCGCGATAGACGCGGTCAGCCATAGTCTTCGGCGGCCGCGGTCAGCTTCGCCAGGATCGCCATCAGCGTCGCGCGCTCGCTGCCGCTGAGGTTCGATTCGAGTTGCGCCTCGCTGGCGAGCGCGGCGGGCACGATGGCGTCGTAGAGCGAGCGGCCGGTGTCGGTCAGTTCCAGATGGTGCGAGCGCCCGTCGGCCTCGTGCGCCTGGCGCGCGATGAGATGGCGGTCGGCGAGCGCCTTGGCCGCGCGGTTGACCGTCACCTTGTCCATCCGCGTCGCGGCGACGAGTTCGCGCTGCGTCTTGGGCTTGCCTTCGCCGAGCACCGCCATCAGCCGCCATTCGGGAATCTTGAGCCCGAAGCGGTTCTGATATTCGGCGGCAATCCGGCTCGACAGCGTGTTCGACGCGATCGACAGACGGTAAGGCAGGAAATTGTCGAGATTCAGCTTTTTCGCGGCCATGCCTTCAAAATCCCCAACGCTGGTCCCGGTGCGCTCCATCCTATCGCCTGATTTC
Proteins encoded in this window:
- a CDS encoding MarR family winged helix-turn-helix transcriptional regulator, whose amino-acid sequence is MAAKKLNLDNFLPYRLSIASNTLSSRIAAEYQNRFGLKIPEWRLMAVLGEGKPKTQRELVAATRMDKVTVNRAAKALADRHLIARQAHEADGRSHHLELTDTGRSLYDAIVPAALASEAQLESNLSGSERATLMAILAKLTAAAEDYG